The Leptospira andrefontaineae genome has a segment encoding these proteins:
- a CDS encoding SDR family oxidoreductase — MRTDLWKGKTIVITGGSSGIGEALLESLSRIPCKIINLSRSEPELIRKISKKKEKRPAEIFHIQADLSSEKEINKAVAKLAKLADGIDVLFNNAGITAHSRFDQTQIEAFRKAFDVNFFGPVFLTMRLLPFLKKNKGAIMVTSTVSGLYGVPARSAYSSSKSALHAVMESARIELSEEGLRFIIFCPPYTKTKLRANGIDGDGQILGESHYSGKSKTPEEVAEKMILSIEDPNSRLVVMDKSGFFMKWMRNISPSFLEKVLYKKLYKDFH, encoded by the coding sequence ATGCGGACTGATCTTTGGAAAGGCAAGACAATCGTGATTACCGGAGGCTCTTCCGGGATAGGAGAGGCTTTATTAGAAAGTTTATCCCGGATACCTTGCAAGATTATTAATCTTTCCAGATCGGAGCCGGAGCTTATTCGCAAAATTTCCAAGAAGAAGGAAAAACGACCTGCGGAAATTTTCCATATTCAGGCGGATCTTTCTTCCGAGAAAGAGATCAATAAAGCGGTTGCTAAGTTGGCAAAACTTGCGGACGGCATCGATGTTCTTTTTAATAATGCAGGCATAACCGCTCATTCTAGATTCGATCAAACCCAGATAGAAGCTTTTAGAAAGGCGTTTGATGTGAACTTTTTCGGTCCGGTCTTCTTAACAATGAGACTTCTTCCTTTTTTGAAAAAGAATAAGGGAGCGATCATGGTAACATCTACAGTCAGCGGATTGTACGGAGTTCCCGCAAGGAGCGCTTACTCTTCTTCCAAATCTGCGTTACACGCTGTTATGGAATCTGCACGTATAGAACTTTCGGAAGAAGGTCTTAGATTTATTATATTTTGCCCTCCTTATACCAAAACAAAACTAAGAGCAAACGGTATAGACGGGGATGGCCAGATATTGGGAGAATCCCATTATTCCGGCAAAAGTAAAACTCCGGAAGAAGTCGCAGAGAAGATGATCCTTTCTATTGAAGATCCAAACTCAAGACTCGTTGTGATGGATAAAAGTGGGTTCTTCATGAAATGGATGAGGAATATTTCCCCTTCCTTTTTAGAAAAGGTATTATACAAAAAACTTTATAAGGACTTTCATTAA
- a CDS encoding DUF58 domain-containing protein, with amino-acid sequence MFRKEYQNLVQLLDFKERGFSLRNRQGTATSSRKGRGVDFKDVRPYAIGDDTRLIDWNVTSRFGELHVREFYEEKERLGVFFLDVSESMDWSSSEWTKAENAFQVLALLVLLYVRKGNLAKILLYSDRLEWETGYIRNTEEALSSLEKVRSYPHRKLKTDPKLPFVLLKNRIRRYTDSYILSDFHGLPSLKKLTGLRRFHTLHAIRFKDRLEESAPRGFFQFFLLKDPETGAVPSPVGGSIKKNLEFLFKSRCLELEGKDTDPNKLLEYWRRMS; translated from the coding sequence ATGTTCCGCAAAGAATACCAAAACCTGGTCCAACTTTTGGATTTTAAGGAGAGAGGATTTTCTCTTCGGAATAGGCAAGGTACAGCTACAAGTTCCAGAAAGGGTAGGGGAGTAGATTTTAAGGATGTTCGCCCCTATGCAATCGGTGACGATACAAGACTTATCGATTGGAATGTTACTTCTAGATTCGGAGAATTGCATGTAAGAGAATTCTACGAAGAGAAAGAAAGGCTGGGAGTTTTTTTCTTAGATGTTTCCGAGTCCATGGATTGGAGCAGTTCAGAATGGACCAAGGCGGAGAATGCTTTCCAGGTTTTAGCTCTATTAGTTTTACTTTATGTACGAAAAGGGAATCTTGCCAAGATACTACTCTATTCGGATCGATTAGAATGGGAAACAGGTTATATCAGAAATACAGAAGAAGCACTTTCTTCTCTGGAAAAGGTCCGATCATATCCGCATCGAAAATTAAAAACAGATCCTAAACTTCCATTTGTACTTTTGAAAAATAGGATCAGAAGATACACTGATTCTTATATACTTTCCGATTTTCACGGCCTTCCTTCTTTAAAAAAACTCACTGGGCTTAGAAGATTCCATACTCTGCACGCGATTCGATTTAAGGATCGTTTGGAAGAGAGCGCCCCCAGAGGTTTTTTCCAATTTTTCTTATTAAAAGATCCTGAAACGGGTGCTGTCCCTTCTCCAGTAGGAGGGAGTATCAAAAAGAATCTGGAATTTTTATTTAAGTCCAGGTGTTTAGAGCTGGAAGGCAAAGATACGGATCCCAACAAACTTCTTGAATATTGGAGAAGAATGTCATGA
- a CDS encoding AAA family ATPase, protein MESIAKDRENIPLSESDIHFAKDTLDRIRQELSGEITGQEAVVKNLLISLACQGHVLLEGMPGLAKTLLAKSLSSALDLDFKRVQFTPDLLPADLIGTVVFNPKNGEFTTRKGPVFTGVLLADEINRAPAKVQSALLECMEERTVTIGENTFPLERPFLVLATENPIDQDGTYPLPEAQMDRFFMKVLVDYPDMDEELAILEQHGKLAAGPKRIKKTATAKDVLKISSLVDRVHVEPKLKSYIVRLVRNTRPEEKTVPDLLPYVKHGASPRASLSLLKASKAKALWEGRDYVAPEDVKAVLPEILRHRILLTFEAISEDVGIESVVRIVSDATQVL, encoded by the coding sequence ATGGAATCCATCGCAAAAGATCGTGAGAATATTCCTTTATCTGAATCTGATATCCATTTTGCAAAAGATACATTAGATCGGATCCGTCAGGAATTGTCTGGAGAGATCACCGGCCAAGAAGCAGTAGTTAAAAATTTGCTCATCTCTTTAGCCTGCCAGGGTCATGTCTTGTTAGAAGGGATGCCTGGACTTGCAAAAACACTTCTGGCAAAATCATTATCTTCCGCATTAGATCTGGATTTTAAAAGAGTGCAGTTCACACCTGACCTTCTTCCTGCGGACTTGATCGGAACAGTAGTATTCAATCCTAAAAATGGAGAATTCACTACACGTAAGGGCCCCGTCTTTACTGGAGTTTTACTCGCTGACGAGATCAATAGGGCGCCTGCAAAAGTACAATCAGCTCTTTTGGAATGTATGGAAGAAAGAACGGTCACTATCGGAGAAAATACTTTCCCCTTAGAGAGACCTTTCCTGGTACTAGCTACGGAAAATCCGATCGACCAAGACGGGACTTATCCATTGCCGGAAGCACAGATGGACCGTTTTTTTATGAAGGTTCTTGTGGATTATCCTGATATGGATGAGGAACTAGCGATCCTTGAACAACACGGCAAACTTGCTGCCGGTCCAAAACGTATTAAAAAAACTGCAACTGCTAAGGACGTTCTGAAAATCTCTTCTCTCGTTGATAGAGTTCATGTGGAACCTAAATTGAAGAGTTATATTGTTCGTTTGGTAAGAAATACTCGTCCGGAAGAAAAGACCGTTCCGGATCTTCTTCCTTATGTAAAACATGGGGCTTCTCCTAGAGCAAGTTTAAGTTTGTTAAAGGCATCCAAAGCGAAGGCTTTATGGGAAGGAAGAGACTATGTGGCTCCGGAAGATGTGAAAGCTGTTCTTCCTGAAATTCTTCGCCATAGAATTTTACTTACTTTCGAAGCAATCTCTGAAGATGTAGGGATCGAGTCCGTTGTCAGGATCGTTTCAGACGCGACTCAGGTGCTTTGA
- a CDS encoding NAD(P)/FAD-dependent oxidoreductase: MPKGEKKKVVVIGVGFGGLQAIKKLSKEEDLEIIAIDKKNHHLFQPLLYQVATAVLSPADIAIPTRSLIGDKKNVTVYLGEVEKVDIQAKKVFFQGHSEDYDYLILAAGAKSGYFGNDHWKKHSIGLKSLKDALSIRTKILTSFEQAELAGDPEVAKKHLNYVIIGGGPTGVELAGSIAELSHEIVRNEFHTIDPALAKITLIEASPRLLAAFAPKLSEFAKIRLEKRGVEVLTGTKVLEIDQNGVKIEGRTIASSTVIWAAGVQANSIGATLGVPTDRMGRVMVDEFCNVEGHPEVFVIGDIANYSKGLEKPLPGVSPVAMQQGRYVASLIRGDLKSKKRKSFHYLDKGSMATIGRQDAVAQVGSFRLRGFFGWVVWLFIHIFYQVGFKNKISIFITWVWSYITFRAEARLIQDEVESNSNGPSTPN; encoded by the coding sequence ATGCCTAAGGGTGAAAAAAAGAAAGTAGTAGTAATCGGAGTAGGTTTCGGGGGATTGCAAGCGATCAAAAAATTATCCAAAGAAGAAGATTTGGAAATCATCGCTATCGATAAAAAAAATCACCATTTGTTCCAACCTTTATTATACCAAGTAGCAACCGCGGTTTTAAGTCCTGCGGATATTGCGATCCCAACCAGATCCCTTATCGGGGATAAAAAGAACGTAACAGTTTATTTGGGAGAAGTGGAGAAGGTAGACATTCAAGCTAAAAAAGTCTTTTTTCAAGGGCATTCAGAAGATTATGATTATCTAATATTGGCTGCAGGTGCTAAGTCGGGCTATTTCGGGAACGATCATTGGAAAAAACATTCTATCGGATTAAAATCTCTGAAAGATGCACTTTCTATCAGAACTAAGATCCTAACCTCTTTCGAGCAGGCAGAACTTGCAGGAGATCCTGAAGTCGCTAAAAAACATTTGAATTACGTAATTATCGGCGGAGGTCCTACAGGTGTGGAGCTTGCGGGTTCCATCGCGGAACTTTCTCATGAGATCGTTAGAAACGAATTCCATACAATCGACCCTGCTTTAGCAAAAATCACTTTGATCGAAGCTTCTCCTAGGCTTCTTGCAGCGTTTGCTCCTAAGTTAAGTGAGTTTGCAAAGATCCGTTTGGAAAAAAGAGGAGTGGAAGTCCTAACAGGGACCAAAGTTCTTGAGATAGACCAAAACGGAGTTAAGATAGAAGGTAGAACAATCGCTTCTTCTACGGTGATCTGGGCTGCGGGAGTGCAGGCAAATTCTATCGGAGCTACTTTAGGAGTTCCTACTGATAGAATGGGAAGAGTGATGGTGGATGAATTCTGTAATGTGGAAGGCCATCCTGAAGTTTTTGTGATAGGTGATATCGCGAATTATTCTAAAGGTTTAGAAAAACCTTTGCCTGGTGTTTCTCCGGTCGCAATGCAGCAAGGAAGATATGTTGCTTCTCTCATTCGAGGAGATCTGAAATCCAAAAAAAGAAAATCTTTCCATTATCTGGATAAGGGAAGTATGGCGACTATAGGAAGACAAGACGCAGTTGCTCAGGTTGGAAGTTTTAGGCTGAGAGGATTTTTCGGATGGGTTGTTTGGTTATTCATCCATATCTTCTATCAGGTAGGCTTTAAAAATAAGATCTCCATTTTCATCACTTGGGTTTGGTCTTATATTACATTTCGTGCAGAGGCGAGATTGATCCAAGACGAGGTCGAATCCAATTCTAACGGGCCTTCTACGCCGAATTAA
- a CDS encoding SRPBCC family protein, translating into METRSIIKEFKYDFPLEKVWSAVTVNEELIHWLADKVTGRPKLGGTFSWTWNLGPEGELTSTGIYKKIVPFQELILQWQDHPAGDIELKLEFEKEGDDTTLLKLTNSGYPIGEKFDHWIEAASEGWDEESMHLLQYLRKN; encoded by the coding sequence ATGGAAACTAGAAGCATTATTAAAGAATTCAAATATGATTTTCCTTTGGAAAAGGTTTGGAGTGCTGTTACCGTTAACGAAGAGCTGATCCATTGGTTGGCGGATAAGGTAACGGGACGTCCTAAGCTTGGCGGTACTTTCTCTTGGACTTGGAACTTAGGTCCTGAAGGAGAGCTTACTTCTACAGGTATTTATAAAAAGATCGTTCCTTTCCAAGAGTTGATACTACAATGGCAAGACCATCCGGCAGGTGATATAGAGCTCAAGTTAGAGTTCGAAAAAGAAGGGGATGATACAACTCTTCTTAAACTCACCAACTCAGGATACCCAATCGGAGAAAAATTCGATCATTGGATCGAGGCTGCTTCCGAAGGCTGGGACGAAGAAAGTATGCATTTACTTCAATACCTTAGGAAGAACTAA
- a CDS encoding PLU-1-like domain protein, translating to MNLPELDPYFQSLTDITDTISILNSPYESEFDSDISKMEDFLNEIQSKDWLATEKEYFNLFTSHFSFHIKIVEEIVREAREILDPERRIHVKRLVGYCKTTEEWLADLQKRRRATETLATA from the coding sequence GTGAACTTACCAGAACTAGACCCTTATTTTCAAAGTCTTACGGATATCACAGATACGATCTCGATCTTAAACTCTCCATATGAGTCCGAGTTCGATTCAGATATCTCTAAGATGGAAGACTTCTTAAATGAGATCCAATCCAAAGATTGGCTCGCTACAGAAAAAGAATACTTTAACTTATTCACCAGCCACTTTTCCTTTCATATCAAAATTGTAGAAGAGATTGTCCGCGAAGCTAGAGAGATCTTAGATCCTGAGCGTCGTATACATGTAAAACGTTTGGTAGGGTACTGCAAAACAACCGAAGAATGGTTGGCAGATCTTCAAAAACGTCGCAGAGCCACAGAAACTCTCGCAACTGCTTGA
- a CDS encoding DUF1574 domain-containing protein yields the protein MSENELQSKEKINFFTHPFLFYPVLLFVFIFALDKIFFLDKVRDYVKVELTYIYYEVKQDLLKEMISKFGKNAEKKSNKKLVLLMGSSRMLYFKNEEILDFYPDWEVYNLSSAVTTPAYYLYFLERLFEAGVKPDFLVLEADPFQFNANSTTFKKSNLANSFDLRFVLSNAWDLGKENVNYYLGNYFFGVSKNKPYLANVYSHLTNKKFEKADLIKMLTINSLHKDKGNAISPAGGFMEKDYGKLEASSIRTIGWIYPKYSPSEMQFSFYEKILDRVKAEGVPTIVVRPEVSLPLENLLKELNIPAPWWERIRPINQKFGVPIIDMAEATDYECNTFADSGHMAVDCYRPFLRFLRMRYPGE from the coding sequence GTGTCCGAGAACGAACTCCAATCAAAAGAAAAAATTAATTTTTTCACCCATCCTTTTCTCTTCTATCCTGTACTTCTTTTTGTATTCATATTCGCTCTAGATAAAATTTTCTTTTTGGATAAGGTCAGAGACTACGTAAAAGTAGAATTAACCTATATCTATTACGAAGTTAAGCAGGATCTTCTGAAAGAGATGATCTCCAAGTTCGGTAAGAATGCGGAGAAGAAGTCCAACAAAAAATTGGTACTTCTCATGGGCTCTTCCAGGATGTTATATTTTAAAAACGAAGAGATCCTGGACTTCTACCCTGATTGGGAAGTGTATAATCTTTCTTCAGCGGTAACTACTCCGGCATATTACCTTTATTTTTTGGAAAGATTATTTGAAGCAGGTGTTAAACCTGACTTCCTGGTTTTAGAGGCGGATCCTTTCCAGTTCAATGCAAACAGCACAACATTCAAAAAATCGAATTTAGCAAATAGTTTTGATCTTAGATTCGTTCTTTCTAATGCCTGGGATTTGGGTAAGGAAAATGTAAACTATTATCTGGGGAATTATTTCTTCGGAGTGAGTAAGAACAAACCTTATCTCGCCAATGTTTACTCTCACCTTACCAATAAAAAATTCGAGAAAGCGGATCTAATCAAAATGCTGACGATTAATTCTCTACATAAAGACAAGGGGAATGCGATCTCTCCAGCCGGCGGTTTTATGGAGAAGGACTACGGCAAACTAGAAGCAAGTTCTATCCGCACGATTGGTTGGATCTATCCTAAATATTCCCCGTCTGAAATGCAGTTTTCTTTTTATGAAAAGATCCTGGATAGGGTGAAGGCAGAGGGAGTTCCTACCATCGTTGTCCGTCCTGAAGTTTCTCTTCCTTTAGAAAATCTTCTAAAAGAATTGAATATACCGGCTCCTTGGTGGGAACGGATTCGCCCCATCAACCAAAAGTTCGGAGTTCCCATCATAGATATGGCAGAGGCAACCGACTACGAGTGTAATACTTTCGCGGATAGTGGCCATATGGCAGTGGACTGTTACCGTCCATTCTTACGCTTTTTACGAATGAGATACCCGGGAGAGTAA
- a CDS encoding LIC20035 family adhesin encodes MKKIISTAVSISLLIGCSSASVVENKGKNVEFQILEPNIRIEKFKETFNLKGEGPVNLDCSGKPCTPDQAGALTPDQIKKLKRNGSWKEYVEKEDLQKNKFSVLVRVGDYKDDKREGIWKTLYETGETLRETPYVAGVKEGEDKKLAKDGTQLESTIYKADKKNGPYWSKTDKGILSDEGTYADDKKVGTWKDFYNEDGAKKSVIEFKDGKKSGKETNYHKDGNTVSSEGNNSDDLKTGYWKNYYDNGTPQSEGNYAPKGAGADRKSLRIGAWKEYYKNGKVFAEGQRDHTRKGDWTFYWSTGNPAYKGTMMNEMMMSSAEVYDKDGTIVGKGKLLFDLLLMDEKTDELKAKYKPDFPFAYYKNGKKSFEISANGTAVEYDESGAKIGQGPIMPGTNQKNDCWTTPQGKKYYVNGRENPKMGELQGCK; translated from the coding sequence ATGAAAAAAATTATATCCACAGCGGTTTCAATTTCTCTTTTGATCGGTTGTTCTTCTGCGAGTGTCGTTGAGAACAAGGGCAAAAATGTAGAGTTCCAAATTTTAGAGCCGAATATCAGAATAGAAAAGTTCAAAGAAACATTCAATCTAAAGGGAGAAGGTCCGGTTAATTTGGACTGCTCCGGAAAACCTTGTACTCCGGACCAAGCCGGCGCATTAACTCCTGATCAGATCAAGAAACTAAAACGTAACGGCTCCTGGAAAGAATATGTGGAGAAGGAAGATCTTCAAAAAAATAAATTCTCCGTTTTGGTTCGCGTAGGTGATTATAAAGACGATAAAAGAGAAGGTATCTGGAAAACATTATACGAAACGGGAGAAACTTTAAGAGAGACTCCTTATGTTGCCGGTGTAAAAGAAGGTGAAGATAAAAAACTCGCGAAAGACGGGACCCAACTTGAAAGCACAATCTATAAGGCCGACAAGAAGAACGGACCATACTGGTCTAAAACAGACAAAGGGATCTTAAGCGACGAAGGTACTTACGCAGACGATAAAAAAGTAGGGACCTGGAAAGACTTTTATAATGAAGACGGAGCTAAAAAATCCGTAATCGAATTCAAAGACGGTAAAAAAAGCGGCAAAGAAACGAATTATCATAAAGACGGGAACACTGTCTCTTCCGAAGGAAACAATTCGGATGATCTAAAAACTGGTTATTGGAAAAACTATTACGACAACGGAACCCCTCAATCCGAAGGTAATTATGCTCCTAAGGGTGCGGGTGCCGACAGAAAATCCCTTAGGATAGGTGCATGGAAAGAATATTACAAAAACGGAAAGGTTTTTGCGGAAGGGCAAAGAGATCATACTCGTAAGGGAGATTGGACCTTTTATTGGAGTACCGGAAATCCTGCGTATAAAGGAACTATGATGAACGAAATGATGATGAGTTCCGCAGAAGTATACGATAAGGACGGAACAATTGTAGGGAAAGGAAAACTCCTTTTTGACCTTCTACTTATGGATGAAAAGACGGACGAGTTGAAGGCAAAATATAAGCCTGATTTCCCGTTTGCATATTATAAAAACGGAAAGAAGTCCTTTGAAATCTCTGCAAACGGTACTGCGGTCGAGTATGATGAGTCCGGAGCAAAGATCGGGCAAGGGCCGATTATGCCTGGGACAAACCAAAAAAACGATTGTTGGACGACACCTCAGGGTAAAAAATATTACGTGAACGGTAGAGAAAATCCTAAAATGGGAGAACTACAAGGCTGTAAGTGA
- a CDS encoding LIC20036 family protein, translated as MEKIITNNDLKKISLGILVAAPLFFLLGYFVRGCSSVNRQAKVTYSGSFTEGTLVSLNSKNVILQDPDFSIPLETVEKIEFLEDPQSLSPNLVPLSDSEKSFVGTYKIQIGTHKGVLSIFPRKTGGIGATLRFTNWGKGSNEILTGIKVTGKSIRFVRSCAGARCSEIGSNVPFTQTYTGDLDGKKIQGAYQGTNSSGRWLAER; from the coding sequence TTGGAAAAAATTATCACAAATAATGATCTCAAAAAAATCAGCCTCGGGATACTGGTCGCTGCTCCATTATTCTTCCTGCTTGGATATTTTGTCCGAGGATGTAGTTCCGTAAATCGGCAGGCAAAGGTAACCTATAGCGGTTCCTTTACAGAAGGAACTCTGGTTTCATTAAATTCTAAAAATGTAATATTACAAGACCCTGATTTCTCTATCCCACTGGAGACAGTGGAAAAAATAGAATTTTTGGAAGACCCTCAAAGTTTAAGCCCGAACCTGGTTCCTTTGAGCGATTCGGAAAAATCATTTGTAGGTACTTATAAAATACAGATCGGGACCCATAAAGGTGTATTGAGTATCTTTCCTCGCAAAACGGGAGGAATAGGTGCTACTTTACGTTTTACGAATTGGGGAAAAGGATCGAACGAGATCCTTACAGGTATAAAAGTAACAGGTAAATCGATTAGGTTTGTGAGATCTTGTGCAGGGGCAAGATGTTCTGAGATAGGCAGTAATGTTCCTTTCACCCAAACTTATACCGGGGACTTGGACGGTAAAAAAATCCAAGGCGCATACCAAGGCACGAACAGTTCTGGCCGTTGGCTTGCGGAACGTTAA
- the batA gene encoding VWA domain-containing protein BatA, whose product MTEWESPYYLFLIIPIWVWTFYSYWKNEPALGIELRIPGKVQSGTFYLKRLLSSIAPLIRPIVLTLFVISVAGPGKRYRFLPDETKGVDIILALDVSGSMSKSRDFLPETRLGVSKKLLKEFIRKRENDRLGLVVFAGGAYLQSPLTSDREVLEEILSQAEEETVPEQGTAIGDALILSCYRLRRSPAKSKVIVLITDGASNTGRIDPVTATEIAKGVGVKIYSIGIGKEDQSYEVNFEILDILSKRTGGVFYRAEDISELREVLASIDSLEKDLLILPPEEVRESESLIFLTYALALLGFDLLVRSWVFRYYL is encoded by the coding sequence ATGACGGAATGGGAGTCTCCATATTATCTTTTTCTAATTATTCCGATCTGGGTTTGGACATTTTATTCGTATTGGAAAAACGAACCGGCCTTAGGAATAGAACTTCGGATCCCGGGGAAGGTCCAATCTGGGACATTCTACTTAAAACGACTTTTGTCTTCGATAGCACCGTTAATTCGCCCGATTGTATTAACATTGTTTGTGATCTCAGTTGCAGGCCCCGGGAAAAGATATAGATTTCTCCCTGACGAAACAAAGGGAGTGGATATTATTTTGGCATTGGATGTTTCCGGTTCCATGTCGAAGAGTAGGGACTTCTTGCCTGAGACTCGTTTGGGAGTTTCAAAAAAATTACTCAAAGAGTTTATTAGAAAAAGGGAAAATGATCGTTTGGGCTTGGTGGTATTTGCGGGAGGTGCCTATTTACAATCCCCTTTGACAAGCGACAGAGAAGTATTAGAGGAAATATTAAGCCAAGCCGAAGAAGAAACAGTTCCGGAGCAAGGAACCGCTATCGGTGATGCACTTATTCTTTCCTGTTATAGATTGCGTAGGTCTCCTGCAAAATCTAAGGTGATCGTCCTCATAACGGATGGTGCTTCAAATACTGGTCGTATAGATCCAGTGACAGCGACTGAAATTGCAAAAGGTGTAGGGGTTAAAATTTACTCCATAGGTATAGGAAAGGAAGATCAATCTTACGAAGTAAATTTCGAAATTTTGGATATACTTTCCAAAAGAACTGGAGGAGTATTTTATAGGGCGGAAGATATCAGCGAGTTGAGAGAAGTTTTAGCTTCCATTGACTCTTTAGAAAAAGATCTTTTGATCCTACCTCCGGAAGAAGTGAGAGAATCGGAGTCTTTAATTTTTCTGACTTACGCATTGGCGTTATTAGGCTTTGATCTTCTTGTCCGATCTTGGGTGTTTCGGTACTACTTATGA
- a CDS encoding LB_053 family protein, protein MKAGSSRLRPLDRIQFFYYIFYSFLIFFAAPTFAWKEDWEPKEVGIGDQAGYVLEFQQGEIQDPEIPSKGMVPDPESPDLPLFEVISSEISDTKIKLNVAYYTSGKFSLPIVWKDKDGKEYHSGAVLTVRSSLGEKDKSPEEILPPLEFSGKYGWKLAAILAGLAALGLGIFYAWYLNQTASKRTMDALVEADPWVQKILIYESKLDEIINSPPVFARIFYRVLSGYIRENMSKKMNAPFAHLTEAELFQRIYDSFGLEEEEVRSWENTFRKAQYSEEEVEITSAEALKAWDYWKEALSK, encoded by the coding sequence ATGAAGGCGGGAAGTAGCCGTCTAAGGCCTTTAGATCGTATTCAATTTTTCTACTATATATTCTATTCATTCCTAATATTCTTTGCGGCCCCGACTTTTGCTTGGAAAGAAGATTGGGAACCTAAGGAAGTAGGGATCGGAGATCAGGCGGGGTACGTGTTGGAATTCCAACAAGGAGAAATCCAGGATCCCGAGATACCATCCAAGGGAATGGTTCCCGATCCAGAGTCCCCAGATCTTCCTTTATTCGAAGTGATCTCTTCCGAAATTTCAGATACAAAGATCAAGTTAAACGTCGCCTATTATACTTCTGGAAAATTCTCTCTTCCTATTGTTTGGAAGGATAAGGACGGAAAAGAATATCATTCCGGAGCTGTTCTGACTGTTCGTTCTTCTTTAGGGGAGAAGGATAAATCTCCTGAGGAGATCTTGCCACCTTTAGAGTTTTCAGGAAAGTATGGTTGGAAGTTGGCTGCGATCCTTGCAGGTTTGGCTGCTTTAGGTTTAGGGATCTTCTATGCTTGGTATCTAAATCAAACTGCATCCAAAAGAACGATGGACGCGCTTGTAGAAGCAGATCCTTGGGTTCAGAAAATTCTAATATACGAAAGTAAATTGGATGAGATCATAAATTCTCCCCCCGTATTTGCTCGGATCTTTTATAGAGTACTATCCGGATATATTCGGGAGAATATGTCTAAAAAGATGAACGCACCATTTGCACATCTGACTGAGGCAGAATTATTCCAACGTATTTACGATTCATTCGGATTGGAAGAAGAGGAAGTTCGAAGTTGGGAGAATACCTTCCGTAAAGCACAATATTCGGAAGAAGAAGTGGAAATTACTTCTGCGGAAGCATTAAAAGCCTGGGATTATTGGAAGGAGGCACTTTCCAAATGA
- a CDS encoding low molecular weight protein-tyrosine-phosphatase, whose amino-acid sequence MVGTPDPSNIYKVLFVCLGNICRSPAAEGAFVDLLEKKGLSSLFEVDSCGTSRYHIGELADPRTRQTARKKGIELTHKARQFKRSDFEYYDFILAMDRSNNKDLGALASNEEERKKIHLFRKFQKGQGKDSEVPDPYYGTLKDFEEVHQIVSEASEGFLEYVLSKNGVKNA is encoded by the coding sequence ATGGTAGGAACTCCAGACCCTTCGAATATTTACAAGGTTCTCTTCGTATGTTTGGGGAATATCTGCCGATCTCCTGCCGCAGAAGGTGCATTCGTAGATCTATTGGAGAAGAAGGGGCTTTCTTCTCTATTCGAAGTGGATTCCTGCGGTACTTCTCGCTATCATATTGGTGAATTGGCCGATCCCAGGACAAGGCAGACGGCTCGTAAGAAGGGAATAGAGCTTACTCATAAGGCGAGACAATTTAAAAGATCCGATTTTGAATATTATGATTTTATTCTAGCGATGGACAGATCCAATAATAAGGATCTGGGGGCACTCGCTTCGAATGAAGAAGAAAGAAAAAAAATTCATTTGTTCAGAAAGTTTCAAAAGGGCCAAGGAAAAGACTCTGAAGTCCCTGATCCATATTATGGAACTTTAAAGGATTTCGAAGAAGTCCACCAGATCGTTTCCGAAGCTTCGGAAGGATTTCTGGAATACGTTTTGAGTAAAAATGGAGTAAAGAATGCCTAA